The genomic interval GGGATAATAGGCGCCGCTAGAGCCGCTCTAAGCGTTGGCCGTGATAAGGCCAACCCATTACGATGTATTATGGTACCAGTGAAACAGAACTGGACCAAGGTTCGTGGTGGTATGGCGTTTATACCTGAGGAACGCCAATACATTACTGCCGATGGAACTCAAATTGTCACCTCAACCATAAAATGGGATGGCCTTGTTCCGGTAAATGCTGATGATGTTATAACAGCCGATACCGAACCCGGCGCCAGTGGTTCCACTGAGGAGGCCGCTGCATTCATACGTGATGCTCTTGAAAATGGCCCACAATCATCCATAGAACTGTTTGCATGGGCGAAAAAGGCTGGTATAGCCCGTAAAACCATATGGCGGGCCAGCAAACTTATGAACATAAGAAAAGCCAAACAAGGATTTGGTGTTGACGCTCATTGGGTTTGGTCCTTGACTGATGAGGAGGAGGTTGCCACTCTTACCAGTTGGGCTGGATCGTTTGACATCGGCGATTTTTACCAAGGATAGTTTATTCTACGTCCGAAAGCTCTTGACATGTTGCTATTACCTGCCTTCGGACATCATCAACTTTTGGTAAATCAGTGATAAGGTTACTCAGGTAGTTATTAATACTTATTGCCTCACTACGTGTCAGCCTAATATGGTTAGGTGAAACACGGCCAACAGTGATAGTGATTTCCTCCGTTAATTGGTTGTGGGCTACGTCATATTGACTATCATAGCCAAGGGTTAACCGGTCACCAATTTTACGTATATCGACAAACTTGATTGTAGTTGATATTGCCATAACAAAGCCCTCTTAGTGATTTAACTTCCAGTATCCAACCAACTATTATCATACAAGCTACGCCACAACAGATAACTTATTTGGGCGAATATTTCACCGTTCAGTTCATGCCGAAGCTTGTCCGGGTTGCTTTTCATAACAGCCGAAAAGCATCCAGGCTCGCCCAAGATCGCCAGAAACACGATATCCGTTACAAGAGTCATAAACTATACACTGTCTGTGTTCCATAACTTGGATTATATTCCGTAATACCACTCTCCCGTTTTGGCGGCTCTGCATGCGGCCAAAGCTTTTGCGAGCGTCGCGCATGTAGCGTGTAGTTTGGCCCGCTCAGCCCTCAATACGTTGATTTCCGCGATTAATGCGCGGCTATTGTCGCATTCAGGGCAATCTGACTTACAAAGCGCCGACAAGAGTTTGTCCAAATACTTTTGTGCTGGCCTCGCCATTTTTTATCTCCTTAACATTCCACTCCAAAATGATTAGCTAACTTACTTAGCACGTCTGCGACTTTGCGAAGCTCGTCTGGTTTCAAGCTTAACGTTTGGTTTCCAGTTATCATAAAGCAATCTTCTTCAATCACTCGCTCAACCCAGATATATGGAGGCTCGTGGTCTCGCTTTGTATAGGCAATCTCCAAGGTCGCTCCAATCCTTGTCGAATACTCTTCTGTGGTTATGGTTGTGATCTGTGGTGTTATCTTGTTTCGGTGCTTCATTATCAGAACTCAACTTCCTTAATCTCGACAATCCGCCGCGCCTTGATTTTATGCAGGCATGCTAACGGCATTGGCCCAACCGTGAGGTCCGTAACTATAACTGTCACCGCGAGTATTCGAGTTGCATTAGAATCAAATGATTTTGCCATTTCCGGACATGGCGACAGATGCAGGCCGCCGCCGCATTCGTGGGCGCCGCCGTCCCAATCGGGAGCCTCCACCTGCGTCCCGGGCTGGTACAGGAACCCGCGAGCGGAGCGGTAGTCATCGCGCACCGCTTTATAGAGCACAACAGTCCCGTCCATGATTGTGACACCATGGTATTCCAGCCATTTAGCGGGCGTGGAATAGTCAGGTCGAATCTGAATACCGCCGACCACCATGCCCTTGTGGTCGTAGTTAATGACGCATGATACGTACTTAGTCGCCTTAACATGAGCGGACCCACGCGCTACGACGTGAGCGGAGCCATATGCCTCAACGTAAGCGAACCCATATGTCTCAATGTGAGCGGACTCCGACGCCACAATGCGAGTGAACCCATACGCTACAACATGAGCAAACCCATATGCCTCGATGTAAGCGGAGTCCCATGCCTTAATATGAGCAGACCCATACGCCACAACGTGAGCAGACCCACATGCCTCAACATGAGCAGAATTCAACGCCTCGACGTAAGCGGACTCCAACGCCTTGACGTGAGTAGAGCCATATGCCACAACGCGAGCAGAGCCATACGCCTCGATATGAGCGAACCTATACGCCTCGACGCGAACAGACTCATATGCTACAACACGAGCAGACTCCTGCGCTACAACGTGAGCAGAGCCTGACGCCTCGACCTGAGCAGACCCACGTGCTATAACACGAGCGGAGCCATGTGCCTTAATATGAGCGGAATCCCACGCCTCGACACAGGCAGACTCCAACACTGTAACATTAGCGGAGTCCCATGCCTTGACGCGAGTAACTCCGCCAACTCGCCAACAGCCAGTTCTGACATTGGGTATACCACCGGCTGCTACAACAGCGTCAAACTCAGCTTGTGTTGTCACTTCTTGTCTACTGCTCATGGTTTTTTCTCCATCACTCCTCCTCCTTTGTTGTGGCAGCTTCATCAGCGGCGAGGGCTCTTTCAGCCGCCTTTATGGCGCACTGCGCCTCACCAGCGTTGCCGTCCGCGTATAGACAATTTTCTAGTGCCTTTCGTAGCGCCTCAATGCGCTTGAGCAGGTGCGGCACGGCGTTGGCGGCGCACTGAGCGTATTCAATTTCAGCCTGCCAGCGAGCGGGAACAATACTTCTTTCGAGCGTAGCTTCCCACCGAGCCATGAATTCCCGGAGGCTATTCCACAATGCGGGTCCGTACTTGATATCGTGAGTCTGCATCCACGGTAAATGCGCCGCCTCGGCCAACCGTAACAGCTTTTCATCTTCGGGGAGCATCACCCCTCCTCCTCAACGGGTTCGTAGGTCGCTTGAAACATCTCATCCTTGACGGGGTAGAACTCGCCTTCGGCGTCTCTGATTATCCAGTCACCGGGCGATGCGGACACGGCTCCTTTAGGTGTATGAATCATTACACGACCCGAGCTGTTCGGCGTGAATGGTTGCCATATGGTGCCGCCTACTCCCCTTTCTCCATAAATTAGCCTCTGCCCATAGTTTAACCCTTTTGGCACGTGCGCAAGTTCCCATAGCGGCTCGAAGTTTTCGCCATCCCATCGAATGGCCTCAACCATAGCGGGCTTTTTTTGGTGTTTCATTTGGTACTTCATTTCTCTTCCTCAGCATCTACCACATAACAAGCCGCGCCACAACAGTCAGACACCAGTTCGCTGCACTTTTCATAGGGGCCAAAAGACCAGCCGTGTTTTTCCTCCCAATACACAACATTGACATTACACGGATTATTACAGCGCTCACAAATGGTAATTTGATTCATGCTATTACTTGTTCACCCTACAACCTGAGTTGTAGAGTAACTTATACAGCTTTTGGCGCTGATCCATAGGCAGCTCCAAACATGCCGAGATTATAGAATCTGCGTCCTGAGTATTGTCGCTCTTTCTGGTTATGAGTTCGTCGGCTATTACATTATATTTCAGTTGTATTAGAGGAGTTAACTGTTTCCAGTCATCTTTGTACTTAAGGCGAGGAATCCGCCATATTATCCATTTCCATAACTCTTCGCCGGTCATAAACTTACTCCATTAGCAGCGCGTTTGCCAGCGCTGTCCATTTTGCCCGTTCCTCAGGGCTGAGCGATTCCCAGCTCCCCCCGATCATAGTGCTATCGGAGAATTGCTCCTTGATCCACAGATAAAACTCTTTACCGAAGTTGGCGTCTGTATTTACCATAACTTGAGTTGTAGGACTTTCGTTAATAACGTGCTTGCGAATAGTGTCCATGCTGTTTGATCCTCAGCGGTTAGTGATTCCCATTCCGGTTTGAGAGCTAAACTATCAGGCAGACGATCCTTAAGCCATAAGTAAAACTCTTCGCCAATGCTAGTATGTGCGCTTACCATGGTTATTATCCCGTTGGACCTACATAGCGAAGTGAACTGGTGTTGACCATCTTACCAGCTCTAAGTCTCGCTTGTAAAGCGCCCAAGTCAACGTTTAACGCTTGGCAAATCGTCTTAACCGAGAATACACCGTCGCTTTCACTGTCAAACAACCATTCCGTCGCTAATGGATCACCGTATTGCTTTGTGTGATGCTTGGTAACTGGCTTGGCCTTGTCTTGGTGGCATCGTATGGCGTCCCGGAGAATCTCAATCATCAAGTTACGAATCGGATCGTCTCTATACCCACGAGCCATTTGAGAAGGCAGAATGATT from Candidatus Micrarchaeota archaeon carries:
- a CDS encoding AAA family ATPase, producing the protein PGLIPIGQCCILEGDPGVAKSTLSLAIAAHVSNGSPWPDDSACPQGHVIIANAEDPEEEVIVPRLKVAGADLRHCHIMVPDLEAAVGDSFTIPDHVGQLERFIVNWGVKLVIFDPIEAFLSSSVDNYRNHHVRKALRTLEQLAKHLDCSVLFIRHLNKSTDKAAIYRGGGSIGIIGAARAALSVGRDKANPLRCIMVPVKQNWTKVRGGMAFIPEERQYITADGTQIVTSTIKWDGLVPVNADDVITADTEPGASGSTEEAAAFIRDALENGPQSSIELFAWAKKAGIARKTIWRASKLMNIRKAKQGFGVDAHWVWSLTDEEEVATLTSWAGSFDIGDFYQG